ATCAAGTTCTAAAACCATACCACATGTTGGATATGTgacgagtatatatatatatataatcagcaGATAAGGGAATATATGTTTACATCAAAAGACCAGGATTAGAGGAATTATTTCCACCTGTAAACGTAATGGAGTAGGATCAAAATAGAAGAGAAATGCTTCCATGTTTTTGTACTAATGATGTCTCTATGTGACATCCTTCCACCATTTTTGGGATAATCTTATCAGGAATCGGGCGTATCCGAGGCCTGTAGCGCTGGCAGTAGCTCAGGTTCTGATGGCACTCGGACATTTTTGCTTTGCAATGGCTTGGCCACGGGCAATGTACATCGGCACTCTGCTCATTGGGCTCGGATATGGTGCGCACTGGTCTATCGTGCCAGCTGCTGCCTCTGAACTGTTTGGCTTGAAGAACTTTGGAGCACTGTACAATTTTCTCACCGTCGCAAATCCAGCAGGTTCATTAGTGTTCTCTGGTCTGATTGTTAGTGGTATGTATGATCACGAAGCCGAGAAACAAGCTCGAAATCGACATAGTTCGTCAGCCTTCTTGTTTGGAAGAATGCTCGATGCAGCAAGCTTCAGCGAGGAGAAGACACTCCAGTGTGAAGGAGCCATATgcttcttcctttcttccttgTTGATGTCGGGACTCTGTGTCGTCGCAGTGATCTTGAGCATGATTCTTGTGCACAGGACCAAGGTCGTCTATGCCAGTCTCTACGGAAATGGTACGTGAGATCCTGATTCATTTTCCTGGAGTGTTGTGTCTGCTTCCAAGTAGTCGTGGCCTACTGCTTGAGTTTCGATTTGTCGGTCGTATCGTTGTATTTATTCTGTGCAAAAGTGAATAAGTATTGTGTAAAACGCTTGTGCATAGCTTCTGATGTTCCAAACCATCTACACttgagttttgatttgttgtcgtATCGTATCGATCGATGTTGATGTATTTGTTCTGTGCATGATGTTCCAAACCATCTACACTGGAACAAGAAACGATTCAACCAAAAAATATGGTCAGGAATACGAAGGACATGAGTTGCTGATCCTAATAACAACTATGATCTTACCATGGCTCTGACATCATTGGATAAGTAACATAACATGAATATTCGCCTTGCCTCCAAATACCAAGGATCTATCTACATGGCATAAAGTGTGATAGCCTACAACAATTCATAAcatgtaataaaaataatatgatgcCTGCATGGAAGTGTGAATCTACAGAAATATCATACTAGTGCTCACCTTTTGGGATGATTCCTCTTCTCTTTAATCTCTCGCTCTCTATTCAATCTGCATATTGGCTTAAATGAACTGTATAGTTTATACTATTTACCTGCTAATATTTGGACTCATAACAAGTGTTTCCTTTGGCATATAAAGTGAAGTGGATGATGAGTGAGGAAACAAGACCTACACAGTTTAATATTTTGCCAAGTTCTCATTTGGTACAAAACTAGCTTATACATCATTTGGTACACACCATTTAGTTCATGCATCAAACACAAAAATCCAATAAATAACTACAATGACACCATTTGAAAGCACCATCTCCACTGCTTTTTACAACTATATTAAAAATGCTATCATTCTAACTCATGAATCTTTACAAAAACACACAATCCACTAGTGTTTTAGCATAGAAACAAATACCATCGAGTCACAGTACCTCTTTAAGACTCCAATTCTAGCACAAATAGAGCACTATCCCTGACCTGCATTAGGGGATTCCCTGGTGTGTACAGTATATGAAGGTGGAAATTGTAGAGCAGTGATGCAGTGGAACAAGTAACTTCAAGGTGAATCTGAAACCATAAAATGTAAAACGAGTCATGTTATGTTACCTACCATTTGTGATGTTGAAATCTTCATGTTTTCCATGTGACATTGCATGTTGCATAACGTGTTCTGCATCTGTAACCTGTAAGAAGAGAAATTTCAATATCTAGTTCATTTTGTCACATGCTCCTAGCATTCCATGAACTGGCAAGTCTACAAGTCTATAAAGCCAAACTGAGCTGATCTCAACCCGATCAGCTTCAGATCAACCCTATATGCAATTCAGCCTTCAAATCAAGCAAGCATGAGCTAGCTGATTTGCACACGAAACAAGCCTGAACAGCCTTAGCAGAGAACTCGACATCAATATCAACCAGACCACAATACGGACTTTGAACCAAGCCTGAACAAGAAATCAAAACACTAGCCACCTTCAACAAAGAAATCTAAGGTGATTCATGTAAACTCATCCTGGTTCTTGAGATATTCTTTGGAAAGAAATCAGATAAAAGAACCAGCACAGGGATGCAAAATAACAAGACTGCTAGTTATTTTGACGTGGCCCAGAACAGAAATGAGAAATGTTTACACAACCTCTAAAGAGGTGATAGAAGGCTTGGTATTCTTCGTGATGTAACAAGGCAAAGAAGATATTCAGAAAATGATCACTAAGGACATCGGATGCACTAACAGGCAGAACTTTGTATCTTCTCAGAAGCAGGAGAAAGCAATCATGCAAAAGCAGTGGGACATGGATCAAATGCAGTGCCACATGCAATCGACTGCCTCTTCCGGCCATGAGGGAGCAAACACTCTGGTACTCTCTGCCATTCCTTGTTGGACATATTATACGTAACAAGACGGTTCATCCGCCTTGACCTCAAAGACAGCATAAGCAACCCCCGATTGCCCAAGCATGTCATCCTTACGTGCTTACCATACAGCTCTAAGCACCAGATATTTGGCATTCTGTCCACCTCCTTCCACAAGAGAGTCATCTTTTGCAACTCCCATATGTAGACGCATGTGACAGCATTCTTGGTCACCAACCCTACAAGCATAACCTGACCCCCATACTCTGCAAGTGTATAGTCTGTAAGATGCGACGGTGATGGGATAATGAATTGCTTCCAGGCACCATTTGCCACATCATACGACAAAATACCATCTGGTTCAGCATGCATAAAGTACAGACTATTGCCAATGGACACAGTTTGTGACCTAAAATTTAAAGAAAGGGGAAGCTTGATGCTCGAAGGAAAAGCTCCGTTACGTGTCCAGCTGTTCTGAAGTGAGTCATAGATCTCATGATCTCCATTGCATCCAAGCCACACTATTTTGTACCCATCGTTGGCAGTCGTCCCATTTAGTATCATCCCAACAGCCACTCGTGACCAGACCCGGAAGGACCTTGGTGGAAGTTCTTTGAATGAGTTTGTTAGAGGATTGCAAACGTAGAAGTTTTTGTGTCCTAAATCCAAGAAACAAATGAGACCACCAGCTGAGGCTACTGGAAGAATTATCGTCTTTGCAGGCAGAAATGGGATGGAGAAATGATGCCATTTTCTCGAAGAAGGGTCATACATTGCTGCACTGCTTATGTTTTCAGGAGTCACCGTATAGAACCAAGGGTGCAAACGTGGAACTTCCGCAAAGTGTTGGGAGAAGCTGTGTGAGGTCAACAAGGAGTTCCACTTTCTGCATACAGTCCGGAAACGGAAGAAGGAATCTATAGGGAGTCTAGCAATTACAGCTTCAAAAAGATCCTCTGGAAAGTCTTTCCAGATTTGCTGATCCATGAGGTCAGTTGAAATTAATGCAAGTGCTTTTGCAGGGTTCCTCTCTCTTCTAGATCTCTTGCAAGGCAGAGATTTGTTAACTTCAACCATCTTTTGGTCAGAATTATCCTCCATTATAAGACCACAGAAGTCGTATTCCAACGAGTTATTGTTCAACTCTACCATATACCACCTGATAAGAACCAGTTTTGACAGAAATTCTATCAGTTCTTTGTTTCTGAAGACAACTAACTGATACTGCAAACATCACAGAATAACACTATAATACTAGCATATTgaagtttgaaaaagaaaaagattaagcAAGGTGACTTGAATTAGTGACATGCAGCAATATTCAGAAGTAAATAGCCAATTTCTCGGTCAActcaaaaaatgataaaaaaattacaacATAGTGAAGTTGCTTGGTGTAGTTAAACTAACCTGCTTTCATCAAATTAAGGTGATGATGGTCATTTTCGAAGCATCATGCTTGAGACAAGCAACAGACCAGGTATAAAATGAAATAATTAATTCAAACAACCCTTTATCTAAAGCATCATGCTATGGgaaacaatatattattatatgacCTTATATTATTAATTGTGCTATCATAGAAGATCTCTGCCTATATAGCTTTACCAACATTCCCTTCCAGAACTTATTCCAACAACACTTGTAATATCAAGTTAACTGTTCCCATATATGAAATCAGCTATGTAGAGATTTCCCTGCATTAAGTTAAGGGCAAATGTCAATGGACAATCCAAATGCAATTGTTTCTCTCATTTTTCTTTGATCTTCCAAATACATTTgatcttcttttatttttatgcttCTAACCTAAATTGGCTCAGGCCACCTTAACAATTCATTATGGCCTTCCAAATACATTCACATCATACTTGACAAAATCTTAATTGAGATCACCATCAGGTTCAAAGAGGGATGACATGAACAAAATTGAAGATATTGGTCAGATCTGATCTGGGAATGGAATCAGTTTAGAAAATAATTCTAGTTAAACACCAAGAAATAATGTGCTAGACTAGAATTTGACATATGAAACAATATGTATTACAATGAGGTTCGTGGGACCTATTCGCTACTCAACCCGCCACTTTGCCCACGTGAACAGACCCAATAGGATTGGAGATCTCTTGCCTAATTTGGATAAAACGTCAGCAACCCCTGCTTGGACTTGGTGAGGGGTTCTTGACGCTACTTGGCCTTGCCAAGGGAAACACCTGGTTTCCTAGGCATCTGATTCAAGGGGACCATCAAACTAACCAAAAGCCCTAAAAGTAATGATCTGTTAGGGTGAAGAAGAGGGCACCAGCTGGTTTTTTGGGCACTTTAATAATAAATTGTTGTTGGACTATTGGAGTCAGGATTCAGGTAATAGCAGCCTCTATATAGAGCACTGTAAGCTTGAGAATGATTTTTgattatttatctttttattttttggtgaTAAAGGTCATTATTTTCCTTTAGAATATAACCCCTGAAGATTTTTCTTCCCCCAAAGAACAAAAGCCCTAGAGAGAAATGTAGCTCCATATAGTTAGGTGTCAGAACCAGGTTCACAAGATGATCCTACAAAAATATACAATTACATCCATGCCAAGCATTGCATCCATCAGACTAAACAATGTGGGGGATAAGTATTGCAGATCAACCACAAGATTTTGACAACTTGGAGAGATGAATGCAAACCTGTCAATGAATGTCAAGTTGCATGCTAATCATGTGGGTAAAACCAAAATGAATAACAGAAAAAAATCCTGCTATTGCAACAACTTCTAGATCCTTAAGACGAAAGAGTTCATCAGTTCTTTTCAATTTCCTAGTAGGGTGAGCTGTCAAGAGTGGCAAGAGAGGATGCCTAATTAAAGCAACTTCAACTGTGCAACTGCAATCAGGTGCAATGATTGTAAAGGCCATGGCTAGGCATAGCTGACAACATTAATCCAATATTCCAATGCCTTAACTTGCCAGCTTATGAATCCTTAAATATTATGTGGGCAATACCACAATGGCATATTGTGGTATTGCCCACAGATAGGAAAGGAATTGCTGGAGAAAGCCCTTAA
This Musa acuminata AAA Group cultivar baxijiao chromosome BXJ1-2, Cavendish_Baxijiao_AAA, whole genome shotgun sequence DNA region includes the following protein-coding sequences:
- the LOC103972833 gene encoding F-box only protein 6, with the translated sequence MDGAAVLRQLVGQIQELCELYGSPSLDYPHLNPRWYMVELNNNSLEYDFCGLIMEDNSDQKMVEVNKSLPCKRSRRERNPAKALALISTDLMDQQIWKDFPEDLFEAVIARLPIDSFFRFRTVCRKWNSLLTSHSFSQHFAEVPRLHPWFYTVTPENISSAAMYDPSSRKWHHFSIPFLPAKTIILPVASAGGLICFLDLGHKNFYVCNPLTNSFKELPPRSFRVWSRVAVGMILNGTTANDGYKIVWLGCNGDHEIYDSLQNSWTRNGAFPSSIKLPLSLNFRSQTVSIGNSLYFMHAEPDGILSYDVANGAWKQFIIPSPSHLTDYTLAEYGGQVMLVGLVTKNAVTCVYIWELQKMTLLWKEVDRMPNIWCLELYGKHVRMTCLGNRGLLMLSLRSRRMNRLVTYNMSNKEWQRVPECLLPHGRKRQSIACGTAFDPCPTAFA